One Candidatus Woesebacteria bacterium genomic window, TTCAGATTGCCTCGTATAAAAAATATAGCACATGGGGCTATAAGGTTGAAACTTTGGGTGATGGTGTTTTAAAGTTGGCTCAAGGGTATGATGAGGGCTGGATAGCCCTTGAAATTCCAAATTCCAAATTACAAATTACAAATATAAAGCTGTTGGAACACAATATGATTAATTCTTGGGCGAATGGGTGGGCGGTTCAGACATCAGTTGATCGGCTATCGGCTGTCGGTAGCCAGGTGGAGATTGATAGCCGAAAACTGACAGCTGATAGAAATACCGTTTTGGTTTTTTATTGGCCGCAGTTTTTAGAGTGGGGAGGATTTGCGATTGGTTTTCTTGTGTTTTTGGTATTGATAGCTGGTATGTTAAAAACTTCCCGAAAGTCTTAGGCTTTTCTAGAGGACAGGAGGGAGGTTTAAGTGTTTTTCTATTCTTTCAACTCTTTTTCTTAGCTCCAGGTATTTATTGTCAAAGAAATTTACAATAGTTTTTATATCTTTTCTAATTTGGGCAATATCTTCTTTGACTGGTGAAAGTTCCTCTTTTATCATCTCTCTTGTTTCTTTTCTAATCTCACCTCTTGCTTGGGTCAATTCTTCTCTTACTATTTTCCTGGTTTTTGTTTCAACTGCCTCTTCAACTGCTACTGTTATTCCTTTTTGGATTTGTTTAATGTCGCTTGGAGTTAACATAATTAAAATTTACAAGATTTTTGTTCTTTTATCAACAGCCACGTTGTTCTTTTCTGGGTAGGGGTTTGCGAAGAGGAGGTGTGAACCTGTTCCACCTTCCAGGTGAAATAGCTTCGCACCTCCTACTTATCTAATTTGTATTAGTTTTTTGAAAAGTAATCTCTGGCTTCCAACTTTACTGCTGTATCTTTAATTTTTTCCCATATAGTCTCTTCGTCTTCTTGCCAGCCGTTCCTTCGTGCTTCTCTTAGTTTTTTCCACAGGTCGTCCCATTTTTGCCAAAGCGGATCATCTCGTCTTGGATCGGGGATACCTACGTCTCTGCCAATTTCAACCGCCAACTCACTAAGCCTTTCCTCAAGCAAGTCAAGCTTTGAGTTAGCATCAGGGTTTCCAGTTTCAGCTAAAGGGCGTAAATTTCTTATATCTTTTTGTACTTTTTGATACTCGTCCCAAAGTGGGTGTTGCTCTATATCTTTTCTTTCTGGATCTTTATCCATACAATTGATTATATAATGCAGGTAATGTGTTTTCATCCCGCAGTGGCGTATCTGTTCTAAACCTGGCTTGGAGTTAAAATAACTCAAAACTTAAAACTCAAAAGTCAAAACTTTGGATTATAGAATCTGGATTTAGGATTTAAGATTTATGAATTTTGCTTTCTACTTACTACTTGGTATTCTTTTACCTCTCGCCTTTTACCTATCATCATACTTGATACCCGCTTCGTGATACTTGATACCATTCCGGCAACTCCGACTACTTCCTTATCCCGATATGGCAAGCTAGACCACTTCCGAAGTGGATTACATTGACAAATCGGAATCTTTTACTACAAATACATCGATGTATCTGTAGTAATTCCTTTCTACTTACTACATTCTACTTTCTACTAACTTCTAACAGCCGAAGTCCGACGTCTGACATCCGATGTCTGATGCCCGATCGTCGTTTTCTTATTGACAAAATAAAATTGCTATCATAAAATAACACTAGTTCTCACCTCGGGGACTTTAAGTTCTTCCTAAAAAACTTAAATGAGAATTTAATTTTTTTTGCAAGTCAAATAATTTCAAACTTTATGTCTTTTGATAAAACAGTTTCCACTAATGCCCAAAATCAGTCTTTGCAGGATGAGCCTTTGCTTGAGGGACCTCAGGTGGCAGGCGATTTGGATAAAGGTGATGTCGAGCTTCAAAAACAAGATGGGAGCCGTTCTATTTTGACTGTTGATGAAAGGCCGATTCCTGATGCCAATCTCCCGACAGAATATGTTGAAGGGGTTTTAGATATCGCTCATGAAGGCTCTGGGCTTTTGCGGCCAAAATATTCGCCTTCTGATCGCGATATTTATATTTCAGCTAGCCAAATCCGTCGTTTTAACTTAAGGGTAGGTGATTGGGTTGGTGGCCAGGCAAGGCGGCCGAAGGAAAATGAACGTTATTGGGGGCTTCTTAAAGTAGAGAAGGTTAATGGTTTTCCGGTTGAAAATTTGCCAAGTGAGCGTGTTGATCTTGATGATATGACGGCAATTTATCCTGATGAGAAGATAACTCTTTCAACAGGCAAAGAGCCCCTTTCAACTAGGGTTATTGATTTGGTGGCTCCTATTGGTTTTGGCCAAAGGGGTTTGGTGGTTTCTCCTCCTAAAGCTGGTAAGACTTGGCTGATGAAAGATATCATTGCCGGCATTGCTGCAAATTATCCTGAAGATTCAAAGGAAAAAGATAAGAGAAAGGTGCATTTGATGGCGGTTTTGATAGGGGAAAGGCCGGAGGAAGTTACCGATATTAGGCGCCATATGGAGAAAGTGACAAACGGCAAGGGCGAGGTAGTTGCTTCAAATTTTGATGAGGCACCGGTTGATCAGACAAGAGTGGGCGAGCTTGCTTTGGAGAGGGCAAAAAGGCTGGTTGAATCGGGTGCTGATGTTGTAATTCTTCTTGATTCAATCACTCGCATGGCCCGTGCTTATAATTTAGCTTTGCCAACTTCGGGCAGGACGCTCTCAGGCGGATTTGATCCTATGGCTCTTTTTCCTGCCAAGAAGTTTTTTGGGGCGGCAAGAAAAATTGAAGGCGGTGGTAGTTTGACAATTATTGGCACTTGCTTGGTTGATACAGGTAGCCGTATGGATGACTTGATTTATGAGGAGTTTAAGGGAACTGGCAATATGGAGCTTCATCTTGATAGAAAACTGGCTGAAAGA contains:
- a CDS encoding Transcription termination factor Rho; its protein translation is MSFDKTVSTNAQNQSLQDEPLLEGPQVAGDLDKGDVELQKQDGSRSILTVDERPIPDANLPTEYVEGVLDIAHEGSGLLRPKYSPSDRDIYISASQIRRFNLRVGDWVGGQARRPKENERYWGLLKVEKVNGFPVENLPSERVDLDDMTAIYPDEKITLSTGKEPLSTRVIDLVAPIGFGQRGLVVSPPKAGKTWLMKDIIAGIAANYPEDSKEKDKRKVHLMAVLIGERPEEVTDIRRHMEKVTNGKGEVVASNFDEAPVDQTRVGELALERAKRLVESGADVVILLDSITRMARAYNLALPTSGRTLSGGFDPMALFPAKKFFGAARKIEGGGSLTIIGTCLVDTGSRMDDLIYEEFKGTGNMELHLDRKLAERRIFPAIDLTRSGTRQEELLYDKDDLPKVVTMRRMLDLMGDDERTELFLQKLRETDDNKTFLATLTKA